From one Triticum urartu cultivar G1812 chromosome 3, Tu2.1, whole genome shotgun sequence genomic stretch:
- the LOC125544623 gene encoding probable galacturonosyltransferase 15, which yields MRLYITAAAGDDDVTKPKAPQLQAARRGYRSVVVTGLLAGVLLFRAALLAIETGASLCPSATGCSDWRAGLGRWLYGGGGDATEEFMREWKRSHRVATLLDPVVVEAAPDSLDGLMAEMDTILASYDRLDMEDVVVKIMAMLLKMDRKLKSSRIQTLFNRHLASLGIPKSMHCLALRLAEEFAVNSAARSPVPLPQYAPRLTDASRVHVCLVTDNVLAAAVAVASAVRSSAGPSRLVFHVVTDKKSYVPMHSWFALHPVAPAVVEVKGLHQFDWRDGDAIVSVMRTIDEVQKSSLDYHQLCDGSVEREYRRLEATKPSTFSILNYLKIHLPEFFPELPRVILLDDDVVVRKDLAGLWEQDLDGNIMGAVGAHRPGADGGICIERTLSEHLNFTDPAVSSLGLDGSHCAWSWGATIVDLDAWRGANVTETYQLWLQKNRESGFRLWKMGSLPPALIALDGRVQAIEPLWHLPDLGRRMPDAELLQLSAVLHFSGPRKPWLEVAFPELRELWLGHLNNSDSFLRGCGVVE from the exons ATGAGGCTGTACATcacggcggcggccggcgacgacgACGTGACGAAGCCGAAGGCGCCGCAGCTGCAGGCGGCGCGGCGAGGCTACCGTTCCGTTGTGGTCACGGGGCTCCTGGCCGGCGTGCTCCTCTTCCGCGCCGCGCTCCTCGCCATCGAGACCGGCGCCTCCCTCTGCCCTTCCGCCACCG GTTGCTCGGACTGGAGGGCGGGGCTCGGGCGCTGGctctacggcggcggcggcgacgcgacGGAG GAATTTATGAGAGAGTGGAAGAGAAGCCACAGGGTGGCTACCCTGCTGGACCCCGTGGTGGTGGAAGCGGCACCGGATTCCTTGGACGGTCTCATGGCGGAGATGGACACCATTCTGGCCTCCTATGATCGGCTTGACATGGAAGACGTGGTCGTGAAGATAATGGCCATG CTGCTAAAGATGGACCGGAAGCTCAAGTCGTCAAGAATCCAGACTCTGTTCAACCGGCACCTGGCCTCGCTCGGCATCCCCAAGAGCATGCACTGCCTGGCGCTGCGGCTGGCCGAGGAGTTCGCGGTGAACTCCGCGGCCCGCTCCCCAGTGCCGTTGCCGCAGTACGCCCCTCGCCTAACAGATGCCTCTCGCGTCCACGTCTGCCTCGTCACCGACAACGTTCTTGCGGCCGCCGTGGCCGTGGCGTCCGCCGTCCGGAGCTCGGCCGGCCCGTCGAGGCTCGTGTTCCACGTCGTCACCGACAAGAAGAGCTACGTCCCGATGCACTCGTGGTTCGCGCTGCACCCGGTTGCTCCGGCGGTCGTCGAGGTCAAGGGCCTCCACCAGTTCGACTGGCGCGACGGCGATGCCATCGTCTCTGTCATGAGGACCATCGACGAGGTCCAGAAGAGCTCGCTGGATTATCACCAGCTGTGCGATGGATCGGTGGAGAGGGAGTACAGGAGGCTTGAGGCCACCAAGCCGAGCACGTTTTCGATCCTCAACTATCTCAAAATCCATCTCCCAGAG TTCTTCCCGGAGCTCCCGAGGGTGATACTGCTCGACGACGACGTCGTGGTGCGCAAGGATCTGGCCGGGCTGTGGGAGCAGGACCTGGACGGGAACATCATGGGCGCGGTCGGCGCGCACCGGCCCGGCGCGGACGGTGGCATCTGCATCGAGAGGACTCTCAGCGAGCACCTCAACTTCACTGACCCTGCAGTGTCGTCGCTAGGCCTCGACGGTTCGCACTGCGCGTGGTCCTGGGGCGCCACCATCGTCGACCTCGACGCTTGGCGAGGAGCGAACGTTACCGAGACGTATCAGCTATGGCTGCAAAAG AACCGCGAATCAGGGTTCAGGCTGTGGAAGATGGGGTCGCTGCCGCCGGCCCTGATAGCGTTGGACGGTCGGGTGCAGGCGATCGAGCCGCTGTGGCACCTGCCGGACCTCGGCCGGCGCATGCCCGACGCCGAGCTGCTGCAGCTCTCCGCCGTCCTGCATTTCAGCGGGCCGCGGAAGCCGTGGCTGGAGGTGGCGTTCCCGGAGCTGCGGGAGCTGTGGCTCGGGCACTTGAATAACTCGGACAGCTTCCTACGAGGCTGTGGCGTAGTGGAATGA